In Chitinispirillum alkaliphilum, a single window of DNA contains:
- a CDS encoding ribonuclease, Rne/Rng family: MIKKILFNASSTEKRAALLENDKVVEVVVERPDYFRLVGNIYRGRVVSVLPGIQAAFIDVGLEKCAFLHASDVDPSLLLEADDVLMERYTGQDFSKRGKVPKIPIEKVLQTGQEILVQVQKEPIGNKGAKVTTQISLAGRFLVLVPDTDFIGVSKKTHDNQKRARLKKLISQLKPPGVGFIVRTIGLKVSETEFVKEIHILLDAWRSTQEEALSGSGPKMIHRELGITTRVIRDLFSEEVTEVHVDEENDYKEVMSYLQALSPDLQKKVNLYNEKTPLFDKFDIEKDLERLLKRKVWLKSGGYILIDRTEALVAIDVNTGRNVGKSNLEDTIFKTNMDAVGEICRQLRLRDIGGLIVVDFIDMQRMDNRRKIETAMRKALDADPTATASTGLSKFCLMEITRKRVRPELQEFFSDVCHACGGLGWVFSPETVTARIDRTLQRTENMPRELTLSVHPAVAAYLHKNGDVLKEMLQREHNCTLNVVEDDELDQDEYSFAEIPGGNSMHNS; encoded by the coding sequence ATGATAAAAAAAATTCTGTTCAATGCAAGTTCAACAGAAAAAAGAGCTGCTTTGCTTGAAAATGACAAAGTAGTTGAAGTGGTTGTTGAACGTCCCGATTATTTCAGGCTTGTAGGAAATATTTACAGAGGAAGAGTGGTGTCGGTTCTTCCCGGTATACAGGCTGCATTTATCGATGTCGGTTTGGAAAAGTGTGCCTTTCTCCATGCCTCAGATGTTGACCCCTCTCTTTTGCTGGAGGCCGATGACGTTTTAATGGAACGCTACACTGGTCAGGATTTTTCAAAAAGAGGTAAGGTTCCAAAAATCCCAATCGAAAAAGTTCTGCAAACCGGGCAGGAGATTCTGGTTCAGGTCCAAAAAGAACCCATCGGAAACAAGGGTGCCAAAGTCACTACACAGATTAGTCTCGCAGGAAGATTCCTGGTACTGGTACCTGACACCGATTTTATCGGGGTTTCAAAGAAAACTCATGATAACCAGAAAAGGGCCAGATTAAAAAAACTGATCTCTCAGCTCAAACCACCGGGCGTGGGTTTTATTGTCCGAACCATTGGACTTAAGGTTTCTGAAACCGAATTTGTTAAGGAGATCCATATTCTACTGGATGCCTGGAGAAGCACTCAGGAAGAGGCCCTTAGCGGTTCGGGACCAAAAATGATACACAGAGAACTGGGCATTACCACAAGGGTTATCAGGGATCTGTTTTCTGAAGAGGTTACTGAGGTACATGTGGATGAGGAAAACGATTATAAAGAGGTCATGAGCTATCTGCAGGCCCTCTCACCTGATCTTCAGAAAAAGGTTAACCTCTACAACGAAAAGACTCCACTCTTTGATAAATTCGATATCGAAAAAGATCTTGAAAGATTATTGAAAAGAAAAGTCTGGCTGAAAAGCGGAGGATACATTCTTATTGACAGAACCGAGGCGTTGGTGGCAATAGATGTAAACACCGGACGCAATGTGGGGAAAAGCAATCTTGAGGATACAATCTTCAAAACCAATATGGATGCAGTAGGGGAGATATGCAGGCAGCTAAGGCTCAGAGATATCGGTGGCCTCATCGTTGTTGATTTTATCGATATGCAGAGAATGGATAACAGGAGAAAAATTGAGACTGCAATGAGAAAAGCTCTTGATGCTGATCCGACTGCAACGGCTTCAACCGGACTCTCCAAATTCTGCCTTATGGAGATTACAAGAAAGAGAGTACGTCCGGAGCTACAGGAATTTTTCTCCGATGTGTGTCATGCATGTGGAGGCTTGGGGTGGGTGTTTTCACCGGAAACCGTTACGGCAAGAATCGACAGAACGCTGCAGAGAACAGAAAATATGCCCAGAGAGCTGACTTTGTCCGTGCATCCTGCTGTTGCTGCATACCTGCATAAAAATGGGGATGTGCTCAAGGAAATGCTCCAGAGAGAGCACAATTGCACGCTCAATGTCGTGGAGGATGATGAACTGGATCAGGATGAGTATAGTTTTGCCGAAATCCCGGGCGGAAATTCCATGCACAACAGCTGA
- a CDS encoding 50S ribosomal protein L21p — MYSIIEQGGTQLKVSPGMKVRVPLIDAEAGTEFSIDRVLLTSNDNNVKVGTPVVEGVSVTAKVLEEVKDKKVLVVKKKRRKDYKRKNGHRQRYSMIEILSINE, encoded by the coding sequence ATGTATTCTATTATTGAACAGGGTGGCACTCAGTTAAAAGTCTCTCCAGGAATGAAAGTCCGTGTACCGCTTATCGATGCTGAAGCCGGAACTGAATTTTCTATTGACCGTGTTCTGTTAACCAGCAATGACAACAACGTTAAAGTTGGTACTCCGGTTGTGGAGGGAGTCAGTGTAACTGCGAAAGTGCTTGAAGAGGTCAAGGACAAAAAGGTTCTTGTTGTTAAAAAGAAAAGACGCAAGGATTACAAAAGAAAAAACGGACATCGTCAAAGATATTCAATGATAGAAATTCTTTCTATTAATGAGTAG
- a CDS encoding 50S ribosomal protein L27p, producing the protein MAHKKGVGSSRNGRDSNPKMLGVKRFGGETVTAGTIIIRQRGTVVHPGENVGKGSDDTLFAKADGVVKFSRFRENKKRVHIVPVA; encoded by the coding sequence ATGGCACATAAAAAGGGTGTGGGAAGTAGTAGAAACGGAAGAGACAGTAATCCTAAAATGCTGGGCGTGAAGAGGTTCGGCGGAGAAACGGTTACTGCCGGAACCATCATTATTCGTCAGAGAGGTACTGTGGTTCATCCTGGTGAAAATGTGGGTAAGGGTTCTGATGATACACTTTTCGCAAAAGCTGATGGTGTGGTAAAGTTTTCCAGATTCAGAGAGAACAAAAAACGGGTTCATATCGTACCGGTTGCATAA